A stretch of Paludisphaera borealis DNA encodes these proteins:
- a CDS encoding transposase, translating to MTICVQDRACLFGEVVDGAMRANAAGLMVAEAWAALTQRFPRVAPDVFVVMPNHLHGVLFLRDGDAPSAVGAPLVGARVSDDRITVGDVVGAFKSLTTLEYGRGVKTLGWPRFVGALWQRNYHEHVIRDEVSLERIHDYILDNPRRWAFDRENPNGTPNNDRETPWIS from the coding sequence GTGACGATCTGCGTTCAGGATCGGGCGTGTCTGTTCGGTGAGGTGGTCGACGGGGCGATGCGGGCCAACGCCGCCGGATTGATGGTCGCGGAGGCGTGGGCCGCCTTGACGCAGCGGTTCCCACGAGTGGCGCCGGATGTGTTCGTCGTCATGCCGAACCATTTGCACGGGGTTTTGTTTTTGCGGGACGGAGACGCGCCGTCCGCCGTAGGGGCGCCCCTTGTGGGTGCCCGAGTTTCGGATGACCGCATCACGGTGGGCGACGTGGTCGGGGCGTTCAAATCGTTGACGACGTTGGAATACGGGCGCGGGGTTAAAACCTTGGGCTGGCCGCGATTCGTCGGCGCGCTCTGGCAACGCAATTACCATGAGCACGTCATTCGTGATGAAGTTTCCCTCGAACGGATTCACGATTACATCCTCGACAACCCCCGCCGCTGGGCGTTCGATCGGGAGAACCCCAATGGGACCCCGAACAACGATCGGGAGACGCCATGGATTTCCTGA
- a CDS encoding NAD-dependent epimerase/dehydratase family protein yields the protein MNELSTVTGGAGFIGGHLVARLVELGRPVRVIERPGVDVGRLPAGVEVVFADIRQRQGLDEALAGSRFVYHLAANPNLWVRDRREFEAVNHLGAVHVFEAALAAGAERVVHTSTESILTKARATGPIDENVEIDESDAVGPYCLSKLRAEKAAMRLANQGRPVIVVNPTMPVGPGDRGLSPPTRLILDFCSGRLPAVIDCTLNLIDVRDVAEGLIRAMAVGRPGRRYLLGGTNLSLVGLLEILSESTGVPVPRRRVPYAFGLAFAYLSEGWADLVTGTSPKASVTGLRLARRIMHFDARTSLNELGLTPRPIRESLDDAVQGLRSDGRLPSIAPQNLGLDRS from the coding sequence ATGAACGAATTGTCGACGGTGACGGGCGGGGCCGGGTTCATCGGCGGGCATCTGGTAGCGCGGTTGGTCGAACTCGGCCGGCCGGTGCGGGTGATTGAGCGGCCGGGGGTCGACGTGGGACGCCTGCCGGCGGGCGTCGAGGTCGTCTTCGCCGACATCCGCCAGCGGCAAGGGCTCGACGAGGCCCTCGCGGGGAGCCGGTTCGTCTACCATCTGGCGGCGAACCCCAACCTCTGGGTTCGCGACCGCCGCGAGTTCGAGGCGGTCAACCACCTGGGGGCGGTCCACGTTTTTGAAGCGGCGCTCGCGGCGGGCGCCGAGCGGGTCGTGCACACCAGCACCGAGAGCATCCTGACCAAAGCCCGCGCGACCGGCCCCATCGACGAGAACGTCGAGATCGACGAGAGCGACGCCGTCGGCCCGTACTGCCTCTCCAAGCTCCGGGCGGAGAAGGCCGCCATGCGGCTCGCGAATCAAGGGAGGCCGGTGATCGTCGTCAACCCGACCATGCCCGTGGGGCCGGGCGATCGCGGGTTGTCGCCGCCGACCCGCCTGATCCTCGACTTCTGCTCGGGAAGGCTGCCGGCTGTGATCGACTGCACGCTCAACCTTATCGACGTCCGCGACGTCGCCGAGGGGCTGATCCGGGCCATGGCGGTGGGCCGCCCGGGACGCCGCTATCTGCTCGGGGGCACCAATCTCAGCCTCGTCGGCCTGCTCGAAATCCTCTCCGAATCGACCGGCGTTCCGGTCCCGCGACGGCGCGTTCCGTATGCGTTTGGCCTGGCGTTTGCCTATCTGAGCGAGGGCTGGGCCGACCTCGTCACGGGGACGTCGCCGAAGGCTTCGGTCACCGGGCTTCGACTGGCTCGACGAATCATGCACTTCGACGCGCGAACGAGTCTGAACGAGTTAGGTCTAACGCCGCGACCGATCCGGGAATCGCTCGACGACGCGGTCCAAGGGTTGCGGTCCGACGGCCGATTGCCGTCGATCGCCCCCCAAAACCTCGGCCTGGACCGATCTTAG
- a CDS encoding type II toxin-antitoxin system VapC family toxin has translation MSRAFADTVYWVARINPRDQWHTTYRAIGGLQLVTSDEVLDEVLAHFSAFGPAMRSRAAAIIRQILAHPDIEVVPQSRRSFLDALDLYEARLDKDYSLTDCSSMAMMKAQGIIKVLTRDAHFSQEGFTLLP, from the coding sequence ATGAGCCGAGCATTCGCCGACACAGTCTACTGGGTCGCCCGGATCAATCCACGGGACCAGTGGCATACGACCTACCGCGCCATCGGCGGCTTGCAACTCGTGACCAGCGACGAAGTGTTGGACGAAGTTCTGGCCCACTTCAGCGCGTTCGGCCCCGCGATGCGCTCGCGCGCGGCCGCCATCATCCGCCAGATCCTCGCCCATCCCGACATCGAAGTCGTGCCACAGTCCCGGCGGTCTTTCCTGGACGCACTCGACCTTTATGAAGCCCGACTGGACAAGGACTACAGTCTCACGGACTGTTCTTCGATGGCCATGATGAAAGCTCAAGGAATCATCAAAGTCCTCACGCGCGACGCCCACTTTTCCCAGGAAGGTTTCACGCTGCTGCCTTGA
- a CDS encoding FHA domain-containing protein — translation MIARLVALDEGPDIMLDRAMVVVGRHPACDARLDSLRVSRHHCCMVHESGEVVVRDLGSTNGIRINGQRVEMGRMKAGDELSIAHIRYRLDNGQGHEQTMVDPESPVSAKLLGDEGSQVVNPLLPLPADENALAAAVRKILPSAVAEKCRIQVIVQMTGEKEANGASPVHAVDSHVAEKPSE, via the coding sequence ATGATCGCGCGTCTTGTGGCCCTCGACGAAGGTCCAGACATCATGCTGGATCGCGCCATGGTCGTCGTTGGGCGGCATCCGGCCTGCGATGCGCGGCTCGATTCCTTGCGCGTGTCTCGTCATCATTGCTGCATGGTGCACGAGAGCGGAGAAGTCGTCGTTCGCGATCTCGGGAGCACCAACGGCATCCGGATCAACGGTCAGCGGGTGGAGATGGGCCGGATGAAGGCGGGCGACGAGCTGTCGATCGCCCACATTCGATACCGCCTCGACAACGGGCAAGGGCACGAACAGACGATGGTCGACCCGGAGAGCCCGGTCTCGGCGAAGCTTCTGGGCGACGAAGGTTCCCAGGTCGTCAACCCGCTCTTGCCGCTGCCGGCGGACGAGAACGCCCTGGCCGCCGCCGTGCGGAAGATCCTTCCTTCGGCGGTCGCCGAGAAGTGTCGGATTCAGGTCATCGTTCAGATGACCGGGGAGAAGGAAGCCAACGGCGCGTCTCCCGTCCATGCGGTCGATTCCCACGTGGCGGAGAAGCCTTCGGAATGA
- a CDS encoding FHA domain-containing protein, producing MSFKLTPIVQRSGPPIMVQRPILLIGRHPECDLRLDLPKISRRHCCLASAYDRVLIRDLGSRNGVRVNGRVVDETQLFRGDEVAIGPLIYRVDDEEGESPGGGPHSRPAAAPAPGESESHVDLIPLDDV from the coding sequence ATGAGTTTCAAGCTGACTCCCATCGTTCAACGAAGCGGCCCCCCCATCATGGTGCAGCGGCCCATCCTGCTGATCGGCCGACATCCCGAGTGCGACTTGCGGCTCGACCTGCCCAAGATTTCTCGACGGCACTGCTGCCTAGCCTCGGCTTACGACCGTGTCTTGATCCGCGACCTCGGCAGCCGCAACGGCGTCCGGGTCAACGGCCGGGTCGTCGACGAAACTCAGCTTTTTCGAGGCGACGAGGTTGCGATCGGCCCCTTGATCTACCGCGTCGACGACGAGGAGGGCGAGTCCCCGGGGGGCGGTCCGCATTCCCGCCCGGCGGCGGCTCCCGCGCCGGGAGAGTCGGAGTCGCACGTCGATCTCATCCCGCTGGACGACGTCTGA